The following are encoded together in the Deltaproteobacteria bacterium genome:
- a CDS encoding pyridoxamine 5'-phosphate oxidase family protein produces the protein MGISEVIALTSEQMEQILLTEWNMRIATVGPGKRINLTPMWFGWAGGKIYTHGRGQKVINLRQNPNCTVLIDRNEKFPELQGLMMLGRATVLEDAAAEKANLHLSEVQKQMGVKYNGGHGKPPVADPQPLVATASGSTRRWIVFTPETVVTWDNFKLKGGERQ, from the coding sequence ATGGGCATCAGTGAAGTAATTGCACTGACCTCGGAACAGATGGAGCAGATTCTTCTCACTGAGTGGAACATGCGCATAGCGACCGTGGGGCCGGGCAAGCGTATCAACCTGACGCCCATGTGGTTCGGTTGGGCAGGAGGGAAGATCTACACTCATGGGCGCGGGCAAAAAGTGATCAACTTGCGCCAGAACCCCAACTGCACGGTGCTGATCGATCGCAACGAAAAATTCCCCGAGCTGCAAGGGCTCATGATGTTAGGGAGGGCGACGGTGCTGGAAGACGCGGCGGCGGAGAAAGCCAATCTGCATCTCTCTGAAGTCCAAAAGCAAATGGGTGTGAAGTACAACGGCGGCCACGGCAAACCTCCGGTAGCTGACCCTCAGCCGCTTGTCGCCACGGCCTCGGGCTCGACCCGCCGCTGGATCGTCTTTACGCCGGAGACCGTGGTGACGTGGGATAATTTCAAGCTGAAAGGCGGGGAGCGACAGTAG